A section of the Rossellomorea marisflavi genome encodes:
- the dpaA gene encoding dipicolinic acid synthetase subunit A — protein sequence MLTGMHIAVLGGDARQLEIIRKLTELDAKISLVGFEQLDHAFTGATKEKMSEIDFSMMDAIILPVPGTNLQGEIETIFSNEKVVLTEEILSRTPDHCTIYSGITNDYLSGIVDASKRDLIQLFERDDVAIYNSIPTVEGTIMMAIQHTDFTIHGSNIVILGLGRVGMSVARTFHHLGGRVKVGARKTEHLARASEMGLDSFQLGQLEKHVGQCDICINTIPAPIITPGVIAKMPSHILVIDLASKPGGTDFRFAEKRGIKALLAPGLPGIVAPKTAGQILANVLCKLMDDRNKGKGSST from the coding sequence ATGTTGACCGGAATGCACATCGCAGTTCTGGGTGGAGATGCTCGCCAATTGGAGATTATCCGTAAACTTACTGAGTTGGATGCGAAGATATCCCTTGTCGGTTTTGAACAATTGGATCATGCATTCACCGGGGCTACGAAAGAGAAAATGAGTGAAATTGATTTTTCCATGATGGACGCCATCATTTTACCGGTTCCGGGTACCAATCTTCAAGGGGAGATCGAAACCATCTTTTCAAATGAAAAAGTCGTGTTGACAGAAGAAATCTTAAGCAGGACCCCTGACCATTGCACAATCTACTCCGGAATCACCAATGATTATTTAAGCGGGATCGTGGATGCGTCAAAACGCGATCTTATTCAGCTGTTCGAAAGGGATGACGTCGCCATCTATAATTCCATCCCGACAGTAGAAGGCACAATCATGATGGCCATTCAACATACGGATTTCACCATCCATGGTTCGAATATCGTCATCCTCGGGCTTGGTCGTGTGGGGATGAGCGTGGCCAGGACCTTCCATCATCTCGGGGGCAGGGTGAAAGTAGGCGCCAGGAAAACGGAGCACTTGGCAAGGGCATCAGAGATGGGACTGGATTCCTTCCAATTAGGTCAGCTGGAAAAGCATGTCGGACAATGTGATATCTGCATCAATACGATTCCGGCTCCCATCATCACACCCGGGGTCATTGCAAAGATGCCCTCTCATATCCTTGTTATCGACCTTGCTTCCAAACCGGGAGGGACCGATTTCAGATTTGCCGAGAAGCGTGGGATCAAGGCGCTCCTTGCCCCGGGTCTCCCGGGTATTGTGGCACCGAAGACGGCAGGTCAGATACTGGCCAATGTTCTATGCAAGCTGATGGATGATCGAAACAAAGGAAAGGGGAGTTCTACGTGA
- a CDS encoding YlmC/YmxH family sporulation protein encodes MRLSELSGKEIVDYGRAERLGVLGHTDLEFDHRSGQIDALIIPMGKWMRKQSGEIRVPWHMIRTIGTDMIILEVARE; translated from the coding sequence GTGAGATTGAGTGAACTGAGCGGAAAGGAAATCGTGGACTACGGAAGGGCTGAAAGATTGGGGGTTCTGGGACATACTGATCTCGAATTCGATCATCGATCGGGTCAGATCGATGCCTTGATCATTCCCATGGGCAAGTGGATGCGCAAGCAAAGCGGTGAAATACGGGTCCCATGGCATATGATCAGGACCATCGGAACGGATATGATCATACTGGAAGTGGCAAGGGAATGA
- a CDS encoding ClpP family protease, which translates to MDTRMEQEDQPGKDDKDKPSGLMEKIQQLGQTNVPQLSQDSNIHCLTIVGQIEGHMQLPPQNKTTKYEHILPQLVAIEQNPKIEGLVVILNTVGGDVEAGLAISEMIASLSKPTVSLVLGGGHSIGVPIAVSCDYSFIASTATMTIHPVRLTGLVIGVPQTFEYLDKMQDRVVSFVTKHSNISETDFKDLMFAKGNLTRDIGTNVVGDDAVKYGLINGIGGIGQAIKKINELIELNHTDEGEGLIQ; encoded by the coding sequence ATGGATACAAGAATGGAACAGGAAGATCAGCCGGGCAAGGATGATAAAGATAAACCGTCAGGCTTGATGGAGAAGATCCAACAGCTGGGACAAACCAATGTGCCACAGCTTTCACAGGACTCAAATATTCACTGTCTGACAATCGTGGGACAGATCGAGGGTCATATGCAGCTCCCACCACAAAATAAAACAACGAAATATGAGCATATCCTTCCTCAGCTCGTGGCCATTGAACAGAATCCTAAAATCGAAGGGCTCGTCGTCATACTCAACACCGTCGGCGGAGATGTGGAAGCGGGTCTTGCCATATCAGAGATGATCGCATCGCTTTCTAAGCCGACAGTATCCCTTGTTCTTGGTGGAGGGCACAGCATAGGTGTCCCAATTGCCGTTTCGTGTGACTATTCATTCATCGCGAGCACTGCCACCATGACAATCCATCCTGTGCGATTGACCGGTCTTGTGATCGGAGTGCCGCAGACATTCGAGTATCTGGACAAGATGCAGGATCGCGTCGTGAGCTTTGTAACCAAGCACAGTAACATTTCTGAAACAGATTTCAAGGACCTTATGTTCGCAAAGGGGAACCTGACACGGGATATCGGAACGAATGTCGTTGGTGATGATGCGGTCAAATACGGACTCATCAATGGGATCGGAGGGATCGGTCAAGCCATCAAGAAAATCAATGAGCTGATCGAACTGAACCACACGGATGAAGGGGAGGGACTGATCCAATGA
- a CDS encoding M16 family metallopeptidase produces MIKKYTCQNGLRIVLEQIPTVRSVAIGVWIGAGSRNETKENNGISHFLEHMFFKGTKTKTAREIAESFDSIGGQVNAFTSKEYTCYYAKVLDNHAGYALHTLADMFFHSTYVEEELKKEKNVVYEEIKMYEDTPDDIVHDLLSKAVYEDHPLGYPILGTEETLDTFNQAKLKQYMHDMYTPDQVVVSIAGNVDESFIKEVEKLFGSYEGGKGRDDRDQPQFFYNKLARKKDTEQAHLCLGYNGLQIGHPDIYNLIILNNVLGGSMSSRLFQEVREQRGLAYSVFSYHSSHEDSGMVTIYGGTGANQLDELFDTIDSTLKGLKAEGITEKELLNSKEQLKGNLMLSLESTNSRMSRNGKNELLLKQHRTLDEIVDEIDGVTIDKVNQLTHEIFTDDYAAALISPDGNLPSNMRK; encoded by the coding sequence TTGATTAAGAAATATACTTGCCAAAATGGACTGCGAATTGTGCTCGAACAAATCCCGACGGTCCGATCGGTTGCCATCGGGGTTTGGATCGGTGCAGGTTCACGTAATGAAACAAAAGAAAACAATGGGATCTCACATTTTCTTGAACATATGTTTTTCAAGGGGACGAAAACGAAGACGGCAAGGGAAATCGCCGAATCATTCGACAGTATAGGCGGTCAGGTTAATGCCTTCACATCAAAAGAATACACGTGCTATTATGCGAAGGTGCTCGATAACCATGCCGGCTACGCCTTACATACGCTTGCGGATATGTTCTTCCATTCCACTTATGTGGAAGAGGAATTGAAAAAGGAAAAGAATGTTGTATACGAAGAGATCAAAATGTACGAAGATACACCTGATGACATCGTGCATGATCTCTTGAGTAAAGCCGTATATGAAGATCACCCACTGGGCTATCCGATCCTCGGAACGGAAGAAACACTGGACACGTTCAACCAGGCAAAGTTGAAGCAGTATATGCATGATATGTATACTCCGGATCAGGTAGTGGTGTCCATTGCAGGCAACGTCGACGAGTCCTTCATCAAAGAGGTGGAGAAGCTTTTCGGATCCTATGAGGGAGGAAAAGGCCGCGACGATCGTGACCAGCCCCAATTCTTCTATAATAAACTTGCACGGAAGAAGGATACGGAGCAGGCTCATTTATGCCTTGGGTATAACGGCCTTCAAATCGGTCATCCCGACATCTATAACCTCATCATCCTGAACAATGTACTAGGAGGCAGCATGTCCTCACGCCTCTTCCAAGAAGTAAGGGAGCAGCGTGGACTGGCATACTCAGTATTCTCCTATCACTCCTCCCATGAAGATAGTGGAATGGTCACCATCTATGGAGGGACAGGAGCCAATCAGCTTGATGAGCTGTTCGATACGATCGACTCCACATTGAAAGGCCTCAAGGCAGAGGGCATCACGGAAAAGGAACTCCTTAACAGCAAGGAACAGTTGAAAGGAAATCTGATGCTGAGCCTTGAAAGCACCAACAGCCGGATGAGCCGCAACGGGAAAAATGAACTGTTGTTGAAACAGCACCGGACGCTGGATGAGATCGTCGATGAAATCGATGGCGTCACCATCGATAAAGTGAATCAATTGACCCATGAGATTTTCACGGACGACTATGCAGCAGCGTTGATCAGTCCTGATGGGAACCTGCCGTCCAATATGAGAAAATAA
- a CDS encoding ribonuclease J, translating to MVSNSKVKHEEIKIIPLGGVGEIGKNMYIVEVDEDIFVIDAGLMFPENEMLGIDIVIPDIQYLEQNRGRVKGIFLTHGHEDSIGAISYLLDKVRAPVYGTRLTNALVKARLKDEQVRTDVKFYTIHSDSRLQFNGVDVTFFKTTHSIPDSVGVCIHTSQGAIVHTGEFKFDQSAKHFYRPDLGKMAQIGEKGVLCLLSDSTEAERPGFTTSESVIETHLNSAFRKAKGRVIVACFASNLIRLQQVFDAAEQNKRKVVVVGKSLKRVYDIALKLGYLHVREDLIIGIDQIGDFSSDEVVILATGSHGEPFEALQRMAKRSHRHVNIEKGDTVLITATPSPGMEVIAGRTIDMVYRAGAEVLTADKKVHVSGHGSQEDLKLMLNIMKPKYFVPIQGEYKMLIAHSKIAHDIGLPFKQIFILDKGDILQYKDGKMRMGGRVQAGNVLIDGIGVGDVGNIVLRDRRLLSEDGVFTVVVTINRKSKSIVAGPEIISRGFVYVRESEALIEKASEIVESVVHNYLQKGSFEWTTIKQDVRDQLNYFLYNKTRRRPMILPIIMEV from the coding sequence ATGGTGAGTAATAGCAAAGTGAAACATGAAGAAATCAAGATCATCCCCTTGGGCGGAGTAGGGGAAATCGGTAAAAATATGTATATTGTAGAAGTCGATGAAGATATTTTCGTCATCGATGCAGGGCTGATGTTCCCTGAAAATGAAATGCTCGGGATCGATATCGTCATACCGGACATCCAATACCTTGAACAAAACCGCGGGAGAGTAAAAGGAATTTTCCTTACCCATGGTCATGAAGACAGCATCGGGGCCATTTCTTACCTATTGGATAAAGTGAGGGCACCGGTTTACGGTACAAGATTGACCAATGCACTCGTGAAGGCAAGGCTGAAAGATGAGCAGGTGCGCACGGATGTAAAGTTCTACACCATTCACTCGGACAGCAGGCTCCAGTTCAACGGTGTGGATGTGACGTTCTTCAAGACGACTCACAGTATACCGGACTCTGTGGGAGTTTGCATCCATACCTCACAAGGAGCCATCGTGCATACAGGTGAATTCAAATTCGATCAATCTGCTAAGCACTTTTATCGTCCCGACCTTGGAAAGATGGCGCAGATTGGTGAGAAGGGGGTCCTCTGTCTCCTATCGGACAGTACTGAAGCAGAAAGACCTGGTTTTACCACCTCGGAATCGGTCATTGAAACGCATCTGAATAGTGCATTCAGAAAAGCCAAGGGCAGAGTGATCGTTGCCTGCTTTGCATCAAATCTCATCAGGCTCCAACAGGTATTTGATGCAGCTGAACAGAACAAGCGGAAAGTCGTGGTTGTAGGCAAAAGCCTGAAGAGAGTTTACGATATCGCGCTGAAGCTCGGGTATCTCCATGTCCGCGAAGACTTGATCATAGGCATCGACCAGATCGGTGACTTCTCAAGTGACGAGGTGGTCATCCTTGCCACCGGTTCACACGGAGAACCATTCGAGGCCCTTCAGCGTATGGCCAAGCGTTCCCACAGACATGTGAACATCGAGAAGGGTGATACCGTATTGATTACGGCAACGCCATCACCTGGCATGGAAGTGATCGCTGGAAGAACGATCGACATGGTGTACAGAGCGGGAGCAGAAGTATTGACCGCTGATAAGAAAGTACATGTGTCCGGTCATGGGTCACAGGAAGATCTGAAACTTATGCTCAATATCATGAAACCGAAATACTTTGTTCCGATCCAAGGGGAATATAAGATGCTTATTGCCCATAGTAAAATCGCTCATGATATCGGCCTTCCTTTCAAGCAAATCTTCATCCTCGACAAGGGAGATATCCTACAGTATAAAGACGGGAAGATGAGGATGGGCGGCCGGGTCCAGGCCGGCAATGTACTGATCGATGGGATCGGAGTAGGAGATGTCGGCAATATCGTCCTCAGGGACAGAAGACTCCTATCTGAAGATGGTGTATTCACTGTCGTCGTCACGATCAACCGGAAGTCCAAGAGCATTGTAGCAGGCCCGGAAATCATCTCTAGAGGGTTCGTATATGTGAGGGAATCGGAAGCTCTCATCGAGAAAGCGTCAGAAATCGTCGAAAGTGTGGTCCATAATTATCTGCAGAAAGGGTCATTCGAATGGACGACCATCAAGCAGGATGTAAGGGACCAGCTCAACTACTTCTTATACAATAAAACCAGAAGAAGACCGATGATTCTCCCGATCATCATGGAAGTTTAA
- a CDS encoding dipicolinate synthase subunit B, which translates to MSIKGKRIGFGLTGSHCTYDEVFPQIEKLVNGGADVLPVVSSTMMNTNTRFGKGEDWVKRIEDVTGHKVIDSIVKAEPLGPKIPLDCMVISPLTGNTMSKFANAMTDSPVLMAAKATLRNHRPVVLGISTNDALGLNGINLMRLISTKDIYFIPFGQDAPEQKPKSMVARMSLTQETIEAAMEGRQLQPVVIERYLD; encoded by the coding sequence GTGAGCATTAAAGGAAAAAGAATCGGATTTGGTCTGACTGGTTCGCACTGTACCTATGATGAAGTATTTCCGCAAATCGAGAAACTGGTCAACGGGGGCGCGGATGTTCTTCCAGTCGTATCATCAACCATGATGAATACGAACACGCGGTTCGGAAAAGGGGAGGACTGGGTCAAGAGAATTGAAGACGTGACGGGGCACAAAGTGATTGATTCAATTGTGAAAGCAGAGCCGCTCGGTCCGAAGATTCCCCTGGACTGTATGGTGATTTCACCCCTTACAGGCAATACCATGAGTAAATTCGCCAACGCCATGACCGACTCCCCGGTCCTGATGGCGGCAAAGGCTACTTTGAGAAATCATCGTCCCGTTGTACTTGGGATCTCAACAAATGATGCCTTGGGGCTTAACGGTATCAATTTGATGAGGCTGATTTCCACAAAGGATATCTATTTCATCCCATTCGGCCAAGATGCACCGGAGCAAAAACCGAAATCCATGGTGGCACGGATGAGCTTGACTCAGGAGACAATCGAAGCCGCGATGGAGGGAAGGCAGCTCCAACCTGTCGTGATTGAACGGTATCTGGATTGA
- the dapA gene encoding 4-hydroxy-tetrahydrodipicolinate synthase, which translates to MVVNFGRVSTAMVTPFDRKGNIDFNKTTQLINYLIEHGTDSLVIAGTTGESPTLTKEEKLALFRHAVKIADGRIPVIAGTGSNNTKESIDLSKKAEAIGVDAIMLVAPYYSKPSQEGMFLHFKEVADAVSLPVMLYNVPGRSAVTISPDTIIRLSGVPNIMSVKEASGDLGAMTKIIASTADDFLVYCGDDGLTLPALSIGADGIVSVASHIIGKEMQQMAEAHLSGDTSRAAKLHQELLPLMEGLFATPSPGPVKTALQLKGLDVGSVRLPLIPLTEDERKNLSKLLS; encoded by the coding sequence ATAGTTGTGAATTTTGGCCGTGTATCAACAGCGATGGTCACACCGTTTGATCGTAAAGGGAATATCGATTTTAATAAAACGACACAGTTGATCAACTACCTGATCGAACATGGGACTGATTCTCTCGTGATTGCCGGGACAACAGGAGAATCCCCGACGCTTACAAAGGAAGAGAAGCTTGCATTATTCCGTCATGCAGTCAAAATCGCAGATGGCCGGATCCCTGTCATTGCAGGTACCGGAAGCAATAATACGAAGGAATCCATCGATCTGTCCAAAAAAGCGGAAGCAATCGGTGTCGATGCCATCATGCTTGTAGCACCATATTATAGTAAACCAAGTCAGGAAGGCATGTTCCTTCACTTTAAAGAAGTGGCTGACGCCGTCTCATTGCCGGTCATGCTCTATAATGTTCCTGGAAGGTCCGCCGTCACCATTTCACCGGACACCATCATCCGACTATCGGGGGTTCCGAATATCATGTCGGTAAAAGAGGCAAGCGGCGACCTTGGTGCCATGACGAAGATCATCGCGTCCACAGCTGACGACTTCCTCGTATATTGTGGAGATGATGGTTTGACCCTGCCTGCCCTATCGATCGGTGCCGATGGAATCGTTTCTGTTGCTTCCCACATCATCGGGAAAGAAATGCAGCAGATGGCAGAGGCCCATCTCTCTGGAGATACAAGTCGTGCAGCGAAACTGCATCAGGAGTTGCTACCTTTGATGGAAGGTCTATTTGCAACCCCGAGCCCAGGACCTGTCAAAACCGCCCTGCAGCTTAAGGGTCTTGATGTCGGTTCTGTCCGCCTTCCGCTGATTCCACTGACGGAAGATGAAAGGAAGAACCTCAGCAAACTTTTATCATGA
- the asd gene encoding aspartate-semialdehyde dehydrogenase — translation MNTTELNVAVVGATGAVGQQMLETLEKRDFPIKNLILLSSARSAGSTVSFRGREYTVEEAKPESFEGVDIALFSAGGSVSKLLAPEAVKRGAIVVDNTSAYRMDPEVPLVVPEVNEEDLKLHKGIIANPNCSTIQMVAALEPLRKAYGLKKVIVSTYQAVSGAGAVAIDELNDQAQAILSGDSFEPNVLPVKGDKKHYQIAYNVIPQIDLFQENGFTFEEMKMINETKKIMHQPDLKVSATCVRLPVVTGHSESVYIEIDKDSISVGDIHAQLTAAPGVTLQDVPEEQIYPMPADAVGKPDVFVGRVRKDLDEDNGFHMWIVSDNLLKGAAWNSVQIAESLLKLGLVK, via the coding sequence TTGAATACAACGGAATTAAACGTGGCAGTCGTCGGTGCAACCGGGGCAGTCGGACAACAAATGCTGGAAACATTAGAAAAAAGGGATTTTCCGATAAAAAATCTGATCTTACTATCTTCTGCCCGTTCGGCAGGTTCAACAGTATCTTTTAGAGGAAGAGAGTATACGGTGGAAGAAGCGAAGCCCGAAAGCTTTGAAGGGGTGGATATTGCCTTGTTCAGTGCAGGGGGAAGCGTATCAAAGCTTCTTGCTCCCGAGGCAGTGAAAAGAGGGGCCATCGTAGTCGACAATACAAGTGCCTACCGTATGGATCCCGAAGTTCCGCTCGTTGTACCTGAAGTAAATGAGGAAGATCTGAAACTTCATAAAGGCATCATTGCCAATCCCAACTGTTCGACAATCCAGATGGTTGCCGCTCTAGAGCCACTGCGTAAAGCCTATGGACTGAAAAAGGTGATCGTTTCTACCTATCAAGCTGTATCCGGCGCCGGTGCAGTCGCCATAGATGAATTAAATGATCAGGCGCAGGCGATCCTGTCGGGCGATTCCTTTGAGCCGAATGTCCTGCCGGTCAAAGGGGATAAAAAACATTATCAGATAGCCTATAATGTGATCCCTCAGATTGATCTGTTCCAGGAAAATGGTTTTACATTCGAAGAAATGAAGATGATCAATGAAACAAAAAAGATCATGCATCAACCTGATTTGAAGGTGTCAGCCACATGTGTGAGACTCCCAGTAGTAACAGGTCACTCTGAAAGTGTATATATTGAGATTGATAAGGACTCCATTTCGGTGGGGGATATTCATGCGCAACTCACGGCAGCTCCGGGTGTAACCCTTCAGGATGTACCCGAAGAACAAATTTATCCGATGCCTGCCGATGCAGTAGGGAAGCCGGATGTTTTTGTCGGACGCGTGAGAAAAGACCTTGATGAGGACAACGGATTCCACATGTGGATCGTATCCGATAACCTTTTGAAAGGCGCTGCCTGGAATTCAGTGCAGATTGCTGAAAGCCTATTGAAATTGGGTCTGGTTAAATAA
- a CDS encoding polysaccharide deacetylase family protein: MGRKYLIALPVIAILTLAAVQNPWTNQYVAHLKGQSVTTTSNKSNLMQQIEEKASGGIKPQDAMIDPVWKATPGYNGIDLDIDASYKQMKKTGTFDDDKLVWKQLKPSKHLEDLPPSPVYRGNPEKPMAAFIINVAWGNEYIPDMLETLKKHQVYATFFLEGRWVKNNPKLARMIVEAGHEVGNHSYSHPDMKSLQTSKVRDELKRTNDIIEVTTGEKVKWFAPPSGSYRDEVVEIADEMDMRTIMWSVDTIDWQKPSPDVLIDRVMGKMHKGAIVLMHPTASTANALNALIVQVKEKELRLGTVSSLMKEERILEEGDNSP; encoded by the coding sequence ATGGGGAGAAAATACTTGATAGCACTACCTGTAATTGCTATTCTGACTTTAGCGGCTGTACAAAACCCTTGGACCAATCAGTATGTCGCGCATCTTAAAGGCCAGTCGGTGACGACAACTTCTAATAAGAGCAACCTCATGCAACAAATCGAGGAAAAGGCATCCGGGGGGATCAAGCCACAAGATGCCATGATTGATCCGGTATGGAAGGCAACACCCGGCTATAATGGTATCGATCTGGACATTGATGCTTCCTATAAGCAAATGAAGAAGACAGGAACCTTTGATGATGATAAACTTGTGTGGAAGCAGTTGAAGCCTTCTAAGCACCTGGAGGACCTTCCGCCTTCCCCTGTGTACAGAGGGAATCCGGAGAAACCGATGGCTGCATTTATCATCAATGTTGCCTGGGGTAACGAGTATATCCCTGATATGCTGGAGACGCTCAAGAAGCACCAGGTATACGCCACCTTCTTCCTTGAAGGACGGTGGGTAAAGAATAATCCGAAGCTTGCCAGGATGATTGTCGAGGCGGGTCATGAAGTAGGGAATCATTCCTATTCCCACCCTGATATGAAATCCCTGCAAACCTCCAAGGTGAGAGATGAATTGAAACGTACGAATGATATCATCGAGGTGACCACTGGAGAAAAGGTTAAGTGGTTTGCCCCTCCGAGCGGGAGCTATCGGGACGAAGTGGTCGAAATTGCCGATGAAATGGATATGAGGACCATCATGTGGAGTGTGGATACGATTGATTGGCAAAAACCGAGTCCGGATGTGTTGATCGACCGCGTGATGGGAAAAATGCATAAAGGGGCAATCGTCCTTATGCATCCCACTGCGTCTACGGCAAACGCCCTGAACGCCCTCATCGTTCAGGTGAAAGAAAAGGAATTGAGACTAGGGACGGTCTCTAGTTTAATGAAAGAAGAAAGAATCCTGGAAGAAGGAGATAATTCTCCTTGA
- the dapG gene encoding aspartate kinase, which produces MKVIVQKFGGTSVRDESTRLKAIAHTKEAISEGYKVVVVVSAMGRKGEPYATDSLLGLIGEGNTRISKREQDLLLSCGEIISSLVFSNMLLQNGVCSTALTGAQAGFRTNDDFGNARIMEMDCERIKKELDLHDAVVVAGFQGATPRGDITTIGRGGSDTSASALGVALEAEFIDIFTDVEGIMTADPRISSRARPIKVVSYNEVCNMAYQGAKVIHPRAVEIAMNSNVPIRIRSTYSKDPGTLVTTPGFMKDHEHFRSHPVTGIAHVQSLTQIKVFAREDQYDLQAEVFKAMAREGISVDFINISPRGVVYTVSSTLSDRAITVLKNLGHVPHVERECAKVSVVGAGMTGVPGITSVIVSSLSDLGIRILQSADSHTTIWVLVKEHDLVNAINALHDAFQLQERDAAWLAHQFEESE; this is translated from the coding sequence ATGAAAGTGATCGTCCAGAAATTCGGAGGTACTTCCGTAAGGGATGAATCAACAAGGCTGAAAGCCATTGCTCATACAAAAGAAGCCATCAGTGAAGGGTATAAGGTGGTCGTGGTCGTCTCCGCCATGGGCAGAAAAGGTGAGCCGTACGCAACCGACTCCCTACTCGGACTCATAGGAGAAGGGAACACGAGAATCAGCAAAAGGGAACAGGACTTATTATTATCATGCGGAGAAATCATTTCGAGTCTCGTCTTTTCCAATATGCTCCTGCAGAATGGGGTGTGTTCCACGGCGCTGACCGGGGCTCAGGCAGGCTTTCGCACCAATGATGACTTTGGCAATGCCAGGATCATGGAAATGGATTGCGAAAGGATTAAAAAAGAACTTGATCTTCATGACGCCGTAGTGGTAGCCGGGTTTCAAGGAGCGACCCCCAGGGGTGATATTACGACGATCGGCAGGGGTGGGAGCGATACCTCCGCCTCCGCACTCGGCGTCGCATTGGAGGCAGAGTTTATCGATATCTTCACCGATGTGGAGGGAATCATGACGGCGGACCCACGCATTTCATCCAGGGCGCGGCCCATTAAGGTCGTATCCTATAATGAAGTATGCAATATGGCGTACCAGGGAGCAAAGGTCATTCATCCGCGAGCGGTTGAAATCGCCATGAACTCGAATGTACCCATCAGGATCCGGTCCACGTATTCGAAAGATCCGGGTACCCTTGTCACCACACCGGGCTTCATGAAGGATCATGAACATTTCAGAAGTCACCCCGTCACAGGCATAGCCCATGTACAGTCTCTTACACAGATCAAGGTATTCGCACGGGAGGATCAATATGATCTGCAGGCGGAAGTGTTCAAGGCGATGGCGAGGGAAGGCATCTCCGTGGATTTTATCAACATTTCCCCTCGGGGAGTCGTTTATACGGTTTCTTCCACTTTGAGCGACCGTGCCATTACCGTTCTTAAGAATCTCGGTCATGTTCCCCATGTGGAACGGGAGTGCGCCAAGGTATCCGTGGTTGGAGCGGGAATGACCGGTGTTCCGGGTATCACATCCGTCATCGTGTCCTCCCTTTCTGATCTTGGTATCAGGATCCTGCAGTCTGCCGATAGCCATACAACCATCTGGGTACTCGTAAAAGAGCATGATCTTGTGAATGCCATCAATGCCCTTCATGATGCCTTTCAACTGCAAGAGAGGGATGCTGCCTGGTTAGCGCATCAATTTGAGGAGAGTGAATAG
- a CDS encoding YlzJ-like family protein encodes MILYTIIPQEAVFATDPEVYASQMMIDYEGVPLMVQKEEENYRVLRVMSSDPSHFLDNRFSPGMILGN; translated from the coding sequence ATGATCCTCTACACCATCATTCCCCAGGAAGCCGTATTCGCGACGGACCCAGAAGTATATGCCTCCCAGATGATGATCGACTACGAAGGAGTGCCGCTGATGGTCCAGAAGGAAGAGGAGAATTACCGGGTATTGAGGGTGATGAGCAGTGATCCTTCCCATTTCCTCGACAATCGCTTTTCTCCTGGTATGATCCTTGGTAATTAA